The following coding sequences are from one Rutidosis leptorrhynchoides isolate AG116_Rl617_1_P2 chromosome 11, CSIRO_AGI_Rlap_v1, whole genome shotgun sequence window:
- the LOC139876615 gene encoding leucine-rich repeat receptor-like tyrosine-protein kinase PXC3 has translation MVNLCLLILTIGFLLWCQKPVNSQVIGGDNDLLTLIAIGKELNLLEWDEIGIKNTSNYCVWPHITCSSNQSVEKVVLSHLSLQGNLTLISDLKSLKWLDLSFNTFHGSIPQTFGNLSELEFLDLSYNKFDGSIPIELGKLKNLKALNLSNNLLIGSIPNELQGLIKLQDLQIYTNHLNGSIPTWVGNLTNLRVFTAYENELSGKIPETLGAFSELQLLNLHSNYLEGSIPKSVFAMGKLEFLVLTQNKLNGSLHESVGNCKDLSSIRIGDNDLTGNIPKSIGNLSSLTYFEADNNNLSGEIVEEFAQCTNLTLLNLASNGFSGIIPPVFGEMINLQELIVSGNNLYGEIPTSVLSNKNLNKIDLSNNRFNGSIPQSVCNSSRLQYLLLGQNSLFGQIPNEIGNCVKLLELQLGGNYLTGTIPPEIGKIKNLQIALNLSFNHLHGPLPPELGKLDKLVSLDLSNNQLTGNIPLALKGMLSLIDVNFANNHLTGPIPTFAPFQKSPNSSFWKNEDLCGDPLNSFCGNTDGSESFRHKVSYRVVLVVIGSGLLVFISVTIVVLLFMMREKQEKVAKSVKKEEEEEEIDDNNKPLVILGNVFVENLKQAIDFDAVVKATLKDSNKISSGTFSTIYKAEMPSGLTLSVKRLKSIDKTILHQQNKMIRELERLSNLCHDNLMRPIGFAIYEDVALLLHEFLPNGSLAKFLHESSKEQVYKPDWTIRLSIAIGVAEGLAYLHHLAIIHLDISSGNIFLDSNFNPLVGEVEISKLLDPTRGTASISAVAGSFGYIPPEYAYTMQVTAPGNVYSFGVVLLEILTTRVPVDEEFGEGVDLVKWVQGAPMRGETPEQILDAKLSTVSFGWRQEMLAALRVALLCTDTTPAKRPKMKKVVEMLQEIVESK, from the exons ATGGTGAATTTGTGCTTGTTGATTTTGACAATTGGGTTTCTTTTATGGTGTCAAAAGCCTGTGAATTCTCAAGTTATTGGTGGTGATAATGATCTTTTAACTCTGATAGCCATTGGAAAGGAGCTAAATTTGCTTGAGTGGGATGAAATTGGGATCAAGAATACATCAAATTACTGTGTATGGCCTCACATTACTTGTAGCTCCAATCAGTCTGTTGAAAAAGTTGTTCTTTCTCATTTAAGTCTTCAAGGTAATCTCACTTTAATATCTGATTTAAAGTCATTAAAGTGGCTAGATTTGTCTTTTAACACCTTTCATGGATCAATTCCTCAAACTTTTGGTAATTTATCTGAGCTTGAGTTTCTTGATTTGTCATACAACAAATTTGATGGTTCAATCCCTATAGAATTAGGCAAACTCAAAAATCTTAAAGCTTTGAACCTTTCAAACAATTTACTCATAGGATCAATACCTAATGAGCTTCAAGGGCTTATAAAGCTGCAAGATTTGCAAATATACACCAATCATTTGAATGGAAGTATACCAACTTGGGTGGGAAATTTGACCAATCTTAGAGTGTTTACAGCTTATGAGAATGAACTAAGCGGTAAAATACCCGAAACTTTAGGGGCATTTTCAGAACTTCAGTTGTTAAACCTTCATTCGAATTATCTCGAAGGATCGATCCCAAAAAGTGTTTTTGCCATGGGAAAGTTAGAGTTTTTAGTTTTGACTCAAAACAAACTCAATGGTAGTTTGCATGAATCTGTAGGAAACTGTAAAGATCTTTCTAGTATTAGAATTGGGGATAATGATCTCACTGGCAATATTCCTAAATCGATCGGTAATCTTAGTAGTCTTACTTATTTTGAAGCCGATAATAACAATCTATCTGGTGAGATTGTTGAAGAGTTTGCACAATGTACTAATTTAACTTTGTTAAATTTGGCTTCTAACGGATTTAGCGGGATTATACCACCCGTTTTTGGCGAAATGATCAATCTACAAGAGCTAATTGTTTCAGGGAATAATCTTTATGGAGAGATTCCAACTTCTGTTTTGAGTAACAAGAATCTTAATAAGATTGATTTAAGTAACAATAGATTCAATGGAAGCATACCTCAAAGTGTTTGTAACTCATCAAGATTACAATACTTGTTGTTGGGTCAAAATTCTTTATTTGGTCAAATCCCAAATGAGATAGGAAATTGTGTAAAGTTGCTAGAGTTACAGCTTGGTGGTAATTATCTCACAGGCACAATCCCTCCCGAAATCGGTAAAATAAAGAACTTGCAGATAGCTTTGAATTTGAGCTTTAATCATCTTCATGGCCCGTTACCTCCCGAATTGGGAAAACTCGACAAGTTGGTTTCTTTGGATCTTTCAAATAATCAACTCACGGGTAATATTCCTTTAGCGTTAAAGGGTATGTTAAGTTTGATTGATGTAAACTTTGCAAATAATCACCTAACGGGTCCTATACCGACATTTGCACCATTTCAAAAGAGCCCGAATTCGAGTTTTTGGAAGAACGAAGATCTTTGTGGGGACCCGTTGAATTCGTTTTGTGGAAATACAGATGGGTCTGAATCGTTTCGTCATAAAGTTTCTTATAGGGTCGTTTTGGTAGTTATTGGGTCGGGTTTATTAGTTTTCATATCTGTTACTATTGTTGTGCTTCTGTTTATGATGAGAGAAAAACAAGAAAAAGTGGCGAAATCGGTTAaaaaagaagaggaagaagaagaaatcgATGATAATAATAAACCGTTAGTAATTCTTGGAAATGTTTTTGTTGAAAATCTTAAACAAGCTATTGACTTTGATGCTGTGGTCAAAGCAACGTTAAAAGATTCGAATAAAATCAGTAGTGGCACGTTTAGTACCATTTACAAAGCTGAAATGCCTTCAGGTTTGACTTTATCGGTCAAACGTCTGAAATCGATTGACAAAACGATACTTCATCAACAAAACAAGATGATTCGAGAGCTTGAAAGACTTAGTAATCTTTGTCATGATAATTTGATGAGACCAATTGGGTTTGCTATTTATGAAGATGTAGCCCTTTTGTTGCATGAGTTTTTACCAAACGGGTCGTTGGCTAAATTTCTACACGAGTCTAGTAAAGAACAGGTGTACAAACCTGATTGGACGATTAGGCTTTCTATAGCTATTGGCGTTGCTGAAGGGTTAGCTTATTTGCATCATCTTGCTATTATTCATCTTGATATTTCTTCCGGGAACATTTTTCTTGATTCCAATTTCAACCCGTTGGTTGGTGAAGTTGAAATTTCGAAGCTTTTGGATCCGACACGTGGGACCGCTAGTATTAGTGCTGTTGCTGGCTCATTCGGTTACATTCCTCCAG AATACGCGTACACAATGCAAGTAACAGCACCAGGAAACGTGTACAGTTTTGGGGTGGTTTTACTTGAGATACTCACAACGCGGGTCCCAGTTGATGAAGAATTCGGCGAAGGTGTAGATTTGGTGAAATGGGTTCAGGGTGCACCCATGAGAGGTGAAACACCCGAGCAGATACTCGATGCGAAACTGAGCACGGTTTCGTTTGGTTGGAGACAAGAAATGTTAGCCGCATTGAGGGTGGCTTTACTCTGCACAGATACGACACCAGCAAAGAGACCGAAGATGAAAAAAGTTGTTGAAATGCTTCAAGAAATTGTTGAAAGTAAGTGA